The proteins below are encoded in one region of Pseudophryne corroboree isolate aPseCor3 chromosome 8, aPseCor3.hap2, whole genome shotgun sequence:
- the LOC134947656 gene encoding putative nuclease HARBI1, producing MYAPACVMSIFIAAEALPPQPTPALPPQPPAPQPQPAPHQPRQRRRARPPIFRTRVLLFGMPDDVVVRRYRLPPHLILDTLSIIESDLESEIRYPTAIPPLTQFLAVLHFLATASYQHVVGDLVGMSQGQFSKVLRRVCQAFLKRVKQFIDMPLDVGALDVVKRQFEEGGSRFPHVIGVVDGTHVAIQPPRHNEEIYRNRKLFHSLNVMVVCGPSLQILSLNAKFTGSSHDAYVIRQSGIWQRLRSSQRADMWLLGDRGYPCTPWLMTPYRNPRPGPQMAFNSALTATRQLVERTIGVLKGRFRVLHRTGGDIMYSPEMASKIVVLCAILHNIAVRSSVELPQAEELPDEEPGVVRHFGGGSVTRRGSQVRARIVAEYFS from the exons atgtacgctcctgca tgtgttatgtcaatatttattgctgcagaagccctacctccccaacccacgccagcactcccaccccaaccgccagccccacaaccacagccggctcctcatcaaccaaggcaacggaggcgtgctaggccaccaattttccgaacccgtgtcctactttttggtatgccagatgatgtggtggtgcgtagatacaggctgccaccacatctaatcctagacactctctccataatagagagtgatctggagtctgaaattcggtatcctacagcaataccaccattgacacaattccttgcagtgttacattttttggctacagcctcatatcagcatgttgtgggagacctggttggcatgtcgcagggccagttcagtaaggtcctgcggcgtgtctgccaggctttcctaaagcgggtgaagcaattcattgatatgcctttggatgttggtgccctagatgtggtgaagcggcaatttgaggaaggtggtagtcgcttcccacatgttattggggttgtggatggcacacatgttgctattcagccaccaagacataatgaagaaatttatagaaacaggaaactgtttcattctctgaatgtaatggttgtttgtgggccatccctccagatcctttccctgaatgcaaaatttactggaagttcacatgatgcatatgtcattagacaatcagggatatggcagagattaagatcaagtcaacgagcagacatgtggttattgg gagaccgtggatatccttgcaccccctggctcatgactccttaccgtaatcccaggccaggaccacagatggcatttaactccgcgcttactgccactaggcagctggtggagcgcacaattggtgtccttaaagggcggtttcgtgtgctccaccgcactggtggcgacatcatgtattcgccggagatggcaagtaaaatagtggtcctgtgcgcaatactacataatatcgcggtaaggagtagtgtagagcttcctcaggcagaggaattgcctgatgaggagccaggggttgttcgacatttcggtggggggagtgttacacggagggggagccaagtgagggcaaggattgttgccgaatatttcag ctga